Proteins from a genomic interval of Treponema succinifaciens DSM 2489:
- a CDS encoding S8 family peptidase: protein MNDILQLKGHFEQRRNPNRPGPRNLPAGQTVKVSHLIDLRNQLIDLVEFWKDKTLFSKALVSVHYTDVVAKSNRIKDLLSESVNGANDSIVGAKFSETEDTVRHIITHCIKQETLKKSISDLNTCIDILNSQFDGKISVETIEQINRNIISIEGLPKTKFVSIIVDSHYVDYFGIEKDIDPIENRSVITLFRTDVRSIEIMRKIGISETKLQQLDDITFVMNPDQFDILREQVPYLVAMSVSDITEIPSVDFEKEKYIDSEFPIPEPTNEPVVGVIDTHFDKSVYFSDWVEYVNSMSKELPIEVQDYDHGTMVTSIIVDGPALNPRLEDNCGRFRVRHFGVAKKGRNNSSTIMREIKKIVSENKDIKVWNLSLGSELEISKNFISPEAAILDQIQVENDVVFVVSGTNKSEEENGEKRLGSPADSINSIVVNSVDFEGNPAAYSRVGPVLSFFNKPDLCYYGGTNEDRITVYAPYGKAKTYGTSFAAPWITRKMAFLIYKMGQTREVAKALLIDSAAGWKKTLLASKIAGYGIVPKDITKIIQSEDDEIRFVISDISELFDTYNFNIPIPVYQDTQPFIAKATLCYFPRCARNQGVDYTETELDLHFGRIKDDSIKPINNNIQNDEGMHFLKEGRARQLYRKWDNIKLVGEELKDSPRARKVYGDGRWGISLKTKERLNYDKRPINFGLVITLKELNGQNRLSEFIHLCSLRGWLVNRINIENQIDVFNKAEQDVEFE from the coding sequence ATGAATGATATTCTGCAATTAAAAGGTCATTTTGAACAAAGAAGAAATCCAAATAGACCAGGCCCAAGAAATCTCCCTGCGGGACAAACTGTAAAAGTTTCTCATTTGATAGATTTACGTAATCAGCTTATTGATTTGGTTGAATTCTGGAAAGATAAAACTTTATTTTCTAAAGCACTTGTTTCTGTTCATTATACAGATGTCGTAGCTAAAAGTAATCGAATAAAAGATTTATTGTCTGAATCTGTTAATGGGGCAAACGATTCGATTGTTGGTGCTAAGTTTTCAGAAACAGAAGATACTGTAAGGCATATAATCACACATTGTATTAAGCAGGAAACTTTGAAAAAATCTATTAGTGATCTGAATACTTGTATTGATATTCTTAATTCTCAGTTTGACGGGAAAATCTCCGTTGAAACGATAGAACAAATTAACAGAAATATAATCTCTATTGAGGGCCTTCCTAAAACAAAATTCGTTTCGATAATCGTTGATTCTCATTATGTAGATTATTTCGGAATTGAAAAAGACATTGATCCAATAGAAAACCGTTCAGTAATTACTTTGTTCAGAACAGATGTTCGTTCAATCGAAATAATGCGGAAAATAGGAATCTCGGAAACAAAACTTCAGCAGCTTGATGATATTACTTTTGTTATGAATCCGGATCAGTTTGATATTTTGAGAGAACAGGTTCCGTATCTTGTTGCAATGTCTGTAAGTGATATTACAGAAATACCTTCTGTTGATTTTGAAAAAGAAAAATACATTGATTCTGAATTTCCTATTCCTGAACCAACAAATGAACCGGTTGTTGGTGTAATAGATACACATTTTGATAAGAGTGTGTATTTTTCTGATTGGGTAGAATATGTAAACTCAATGTCAAAAGAGCTACCTATAGAAGTGCAAGATTATGATCACGGAACAATGGTTACATCGATAATTGTAGATGGACCGGCTTTGAATCCGCGTCTGGAAGATAATTGTGGACGATTTAGAGTACGTCATTTTGGTGTTGCAAAAAAAGGAAGAAACAACTCTTCTACAATTATGCGTGAAATAAAAAAGATTGTTTCTGAAAATAAAGATATAAAAGTATGGAATCTTTCATTAGGGTCTGAACTTGAAATCAGTAAGAACTTTATTTCACCTGAAGCAGCTATATTGGATCAGATTCAAGTAGAAAATGATGTTGTATTTGTTGTTTCTGGAACAAATAAATCAGAGGAAGAAAATGGTGAAAAACGTTTAGGGTCTCCTGCGGACTCAATTAATTCAATTGTTGTCAATTCTGTAGATTTTGAGGGAAATCCGGCAGCATATTCCAGGGTTGGTCCAGTTTTGTCCTTCTTTAATAAACCCGATTTGTGTTATTACGGCGGAACAAATGAAGACAGAATAACGGTTTATGCACCGTATGGAAAAGCAAAAACCTATGGAACATCTTTTGCCGCTCCATGGATAACAAGAAAAATGGCATTCTTGATTTATAAAATGGGACAAACTCGCGAAGTTGCAAAAGCATTATTAATTGATTCTGCGGCTGGTTGGAAGAAAACCTTACTTGCTTCAAAAATTGCCGGTTATGGTATTGTACCCAAAGATATTACAAAAATTATTCAATCTGAAGATGACGAAATTCGATTTGTGATATCAGATATATCTGAATTGTTTGATACATACAATTTCAATATTCCAATACCTGTTTATCAAGATACACAACCTTTTATTGCAAAGGCAACTCTGTGCTATTTTCCAAGATGTGCAAGAAATCAGGGCGTAGATTATACAGAAACAGAACTGGATCTTCATTTTGGACGAATCAAAGATGATTCAATAAAACCGATAAATAATAATATTCAGAATGATGAAGGAATGCATTTCTTAAAAGAAGGTCGAGCGCGTCAACTTTATAGAAAATGGGATAATATCAAACTTGTAGGAGAAGAATTAAAAGATTCTCCAAGAGCAAGAAAAGTATACGGTGATGGCCGTTGGGGCATTAGTTTAAAGACTAAAGAACGTCTTAATTATGATAAACGTCCTATAAATTTTGGATTAGTTATTACATTAAAAGAATTGAATGGCCAGAACAGACTTTCCGAATTTATACATTTGTGTTCATTGCGAGGATGGCTTGTAAATAGAATCAATATTGAAAATCAGATTGATGTATTTAATAAAGCCGAACAGGATGTTGAGTTTGAATAG
- a CDS encoding HigA family addiction module antitoxin, translating to MSETLKPFYNPGPGDIIKDALEELGWQQDDLAEILGLSTKSVNLILNNKQAITPETAELLGKTFSTSAEMWLNLDAKYQLRKLEEKPSEKKEITKAKAEFRKLMPVYEMKKKGWFVNDVSTVYGIKEERKRIFGNEETVPQNYAMNFCARQTNYDFDYTLTYCKVWYQFAKIYAEQISLPSYHKAGLEKIAENLCSYTLQKDGINKIISDLHSCGVGFFVLSHLQKTYLDGAVFTLGENPFIVYTARYDRVDNFWFVIAHEISHILLHLKHLKQGCLDNMDSSASSELEIQADAKASELLHTDEILELGTQYRHYFTLDRLMQISQSLEIAAPVVLGILQHYKIIEWKKFSKLRTNAKEKINEEFIKG from the coding sequence ATGTCCGAAACATTAAAGCCTTTTTATAATCCAGGACCTGGAGACATTATCAAAGATGCACTTGAAGAACTTGGCTGGCAGCAGGATGATCTTGCAGAAATCTTAGGATTATCAACAAAGAGTGTAAATCTCATTTTGAACAATAAGCAGGCTATCACTCCAGAAACTGCAGAATTACTTGGCAAAACATTTTCTACTTCTGCAGAAATGTGGTTGAACCTTGATGCAAAATATCAGCTTAGAAAGCTGGAAGAAAAGCCATCAGAAAAAAAAGAAATCACCAAGGCAAAAGCAGAGTTCAGAAAACTTATGCCTGTATACGAAATGAAAAAGAAAGGCTGGTTTGTAAATGATGTTTCAACAGTTTATGGAATAAAAGAAGAACGAAAACGCATTTTTGGCAATGAAGAAACAGTTCCCCAAAATTATGCAATGAACTTCTGCGCCCGCCAGACAAACTATGATTTTGATTACACTTTGACATATTGCAAGGTGTGGTATCAATTTGCAAAAATTTATGCAGAACAAATCAGCCTTCCTTCATACCATAAAGCAGGCTTAGAAAAAATTGCAGAAAACCTTTGCTCTTACACTTTGCAGAAAGACGGAATAAATAAAATTATTTCTGATTTACATTCCTGTGGCGTTGGCTTTTTTGTTCTAAGTCATCTGCAAAAAACATATCTTGATGGCGCAGTTTTTACACTCGGAGAAAATCCATTCATTGTCTATACAGCCCGCTACGATAGAGTTGATAACTTCTGGTTTGTTATTGCTCACGAAATCTCGCATATTCTTTTGCATTTAAAGCACCTGAAACAAGGCTGCCTTGATAATATGGATTCAAGTGCCAGTTCAGAACTGGAAATCCAGGCCGATGCTAAAGCTTCTGAATTACTTCACACCGATGAGATTCTTGAGCTAGGAACTCAGTACCGCCATTATTTTACATTAGACCGTCTTATGCAGATAAGCCAAAGTTTAGAAATTGCAGCTCCTGTTGTATTGGGAATCTTGCAGCATTACAAAATTATTGAGTGGAAGAAATTCAGTAAACTTAGAACAAATGCTAAGGAAAAGATTAACGAAGAGTTTATTAAGGGGTAG
- a CDS encoding type II toxin-antitoxin system RelE/ParE family toxin: MEVKFVNEELKLLYQTSSSKKYKNVPAQIVKKLVRAVDVLSAATVIQDLWNFPSYRFEHLQGNNRYSMRMDKTWRLEMEIEWTNNECTIGIIGLYDLTKHYGD, translated from the coding sequence ATGGAAGTAAAGTTTGTTAATGAAGAATTAAAACTTTTGTACCAGACAAGTTCCTCAAAAAAATACAAGAACGTACCGGCTCAAATTGTAAAAAAGCTTGTTCGTGCTGTCGATGTATTATCTGCGGCTACAGTTATTCAAGATTTATGGAATTTTCCATCGTATCGTTTTGAACATCTACAGGGAAACAATAGATATTCTATGCGCATGGACAAAACCTGGCGCCTGGAAATGGAAATTGAGTGGACCAATAATGAATGCACAATCGGCATTATTGGCCTTTATGATTTAACAAAACATTATGGAGACTAA
- a CDS encoding IS110 family transposase, with amino-acid sequence MESITRNEKILYVGIDVHKDTYSLCSFDFHKNELSDEMTIKATTKAVIKYLEAIKKKHMEEILFACGYEAGPTGYGLCRGLQKAGYGCVVMAPTTMSNPDGKKRVKTDRIDARAIARILAYKSYSQVHLPSEEMEALKEYTRARDAKKRMFKKAKQELLSFQLRNGKSYPESGNYWTEKFFKWIKTVQFSEKWMQEAFNEYLAEVYSLKAKIELMDMKIREIAELEIIKDKVDKLVCFSGIDVTTAVETVVEIHDFTRFATAAQFVSYLGLCPGEDSSGKTKNMLPLSSRKRGTSA; translated from the coding sequence ATGGAAAGTATAACACGAAACGAAAAGATTTTGTACGTTGGAATTGATGTTCACAAGGACACCTATTCACTTTGCAGCTTTGATTTTCACAAGAATGAACTTTCTGATGAAATGACAATCAAGGCAACAACGAAAGCTGTAATAAAATACCTGGAGGCAATAAAGAAAAAGCACATGGAAGAAATCCTGTTCGCCTGTGGATACGAAGCAGGACCAACAGGATATGGTCTTTGCCGCGGATTACAAAAGGCCGGTTATGGCTGCGTTGTTATGGCACCGACAACAATGTCGAATCCGGATGGAAAGAAGCGGGTAAAAACTGACAGAATTGATGCGAGGGCAATAGCGAGAATCCTTGCATATAAATCTTACAGTCAGGTTCATCTTCCGAGTGAAGAAATGGAGGCCCTGAAGGAATATACAAGAGCAAGAGATGCAAAGAAGAGAATGTTTAAAAAAGCAAAGCAGGAACTTCTTTCTTTCCAGCTGAGAAACGGGAAATCGTATCCAGAAAGCGGAAATTACTGGACTGAAAAATTCTTCAAATGGATAAAGACCGTTCAGTTCTCAGAAAAATGGATGCAGGAGGCTTTCAATGAGTATCTTGCGGAAGTCTACAGTCTGAAAGCAAAAATTGAGCTAATGGATATGAAAATCAGAGAAATTGCAGAGCTAGAAATCATAAAGGATAAGGTTGATAAGCTTGTGTGTTTCTCAGGTATTGATGTAACTACAGCTGTGGAAACAGTCGTGGAAATCCATGATTTTACAAGATTTGCGACGGCAGCTCAGTTTGTAAGTTATCTTGGCCTTTGTCCTGGAGAAGATTCCAGCGGAAAGACTAAAAATATGCTTCCGCTCAGCTCACGAAAGCGGGGAACAAGCGCGTGA
- a CDS encoding type ISP restriction/modification enzyme yields the protein MSEQNAEIYYYDIGDYLSREQKLDIITNFKGMENLPFTRLKPNEHGDWISQRNDKFGTWIQIEPTEKFSSKSQTWFSAQSCGILTAKDTFLYNLSKKKLSEIIQNMVDFYNVQREKFQKTGLKDATAVLDYNSSKISWSDLFIRDLQKNVVYKFDDTKLCEAYFRPFIKQNFIYDKQFIQRTYQQLSLFPKYDSKNLVICVSGIGVTKEFSAIITNIIPDYELIGKSQCFPLY from the coding sequence ATGAGTGAACAAAACGCAGAAATTTACTACTACGACATAGGCGACTACCTGAGCCGTGAACAAAAGCTGGACATAATCACAAACTTCAAGGGCATGGAAAATCTGCCGTTTACAAGGCTTAAGCCAAACGAGCATGGCGACTGGATTAGCCAGAGAAATGATAAATTCGGTACTTGGATTCAAATAGAGCCTACGGAAAAATTTAGTTCGAAATCTCAAACATGGTTTTCTGCACAATCTTGTGGGATTCTTACTGCAAAGGATACTTTTCTTTATAATCTATCAAAAAAGAAGTTGTCCGAAATAATACAAAATATGGTCGATTTTTATAATGTACAAAGAGAAAAATTTCAAAAAACAGGCTTGAAAGATGCTACAGCTGTGTTGGATTACAACTCATCGAAAATTTCATGGTCAGACTTATTTATTAGAGATTTACAAAAAAATGTCGTTTATAAATTTGATGATACAAAACTCTGTGAAGCATACTTTCGTCCTTTTATAAAACAAAACTTTATTTATGACAAGCAATTCATTCAGCGTACTTACCAACAATTAAGTTTATTTCCAAAATATGACTCTAAGAATCTAGTCATTTGTGTTTCTGGAATTGGGGTTACAAAAGAATTCTCTGCAATAATAACAAACATTATTCCAGACTATGAACTTATCGGAAAATCCCAATGTTTCCCGCTCTACTGA
- a CDS encoding helix-turn-helix domain-containing protein — MGVTAFGKILRKRRIDSSEILGDMAKRLDVSAAYLSSIENGLREIPDSFVEKISKEYGLSEVEKQELEEAQAQSKGSVNVPLGEQKDSSEYLETAVMFAKDFSKLTEAQVKLMKELLEKFQAESSGEKNGSGAV; from the coding sequence ATGGGAGTAACGGCGTTTGGAAAAATTTTAAGGAAAAGAAGAATTGATTCTTCAGAAATTCTTGGGGATATGGCAAAGCGGCTAGATGTAAGCGCGGCTTACCTTTCTTCAATTGAAAACGGTCTGCGTGAAATACCGGACTCTTTTGTTGAAAAGATTTCAAAGGAATACGGTCTTTCAGAGGTGGAAAAACAGGAGCTTGAAGAAGCGCAGGCGCAGTCAAAGGGCAGCGTGAATGTCCCCCTTGGCGAGCAGAAGGATTCAAGCGAATATCTTGAGACAGCTGTAATGTTTGCCAAGGATTTTTCAAAGCTTACAGAAGCGCAGGTCAAGCTGATGAAAGAGCTGCTTGAAAAGTTTCAGGCGGAATCTTCGGGAGAGAAAAATGGAAGTGGTGCAGTATGA
- a CDS encoding DUF4469 domain-containing protein, which yields MENISTLENSSSLVSITLKENKLKKDGTYYATVTRNKASFRNILSEIAEENKGIDPFILQYCAILLQKKILKFLEQGKAVNILDLGTMYIAMEVSAKSKTEVSQNGKFKVRFSPTKLTSSSLQNLSIDKIVYNDKSPEIDSVADISTEEENVLSLGAPAKITGANLKLGSEESGIYFAAISSDEKLEDSSTWTRIDDSKVFRNKPAELNFFVSQTLDSSKEYKVVIKTNYISASVTRKEFLESVSSAVKIKE from the coding sequence ATGGAAAATATTTCTACATTAGAAAACAGCTCATCCTTGGTGAGCATAACATTAAAAGAAAACAAATTGAAAAAAGACGGAACTTATTACGCTACTGTAACGCGCAATAAGGCAAGCTTCAGAAACATTCTTTCAGAGATTGCGGAAGAAAACAAAGGGATTGACCCGTTTATTCTGCAGTACTGCGCAATTCTTCTGCAGAAGAAAATCTTAAAATTTCTTGAACAGGGGAAAGCCGTGAACATTCTTGACCTTGGAACTATGTACATTGCAATGGAAGTTTCTGCAAAGTCAAAAACTGAAGTTTCGCAAAACGGAAAGTTCAAGGTAAGGTTTTCTCCTACAAAACTTACAAGCTCTTCTTTGCAGAATCTTAGCATTGATAAAATCGTCTACAACGACAAGTCTCCTGAAATTGATTCTGTGGCAGACATCAGCACTGAAGAAGAGAATGTTCTTTCGCTAGGTGCACCGGCAAAAATAACCGGCGCAAACCTTAAGCTTGGTAGCGAAGAAAGCGGAATCTATTTTGCGGCTATTAGCTCAGATGAAAAATTGGAAGATTCTTCCACCTGGACAAGAATTGACGATTCAAAAGTATTCCGCAACAAGCCTGCAGAACTGAATTTCTTTGTGTCGCAAACTTTGGATTCTTCTAAAGAATACAAAGTTGTAATAAAAACAAACTACATTTCCGCAAGCGTTACCCGCAAGGAATTTTTGGAGTCCGTCAGCAGCGCTGTAAAAATAAAAGAATAA
- a CDS encoding glycoside hydrolase family 32 protein — translation MQNYTLEAAAKRQNEIQESLKSQPQNFLLPVFHAFSPAGWCNDPNGFSFFGGKCHLFFQYHPYSTQWGPMHWGHLCTSDFVRWEILEPALAPDSDFDCEGCFSGTAIEFEDRHILAYTGVSKNKNGETLQNQCLAEGDGLCYKKILQNPVISAANVPFEFQKGDFRDSKLWCEDGKFYMACVLKMPDGKGSLVCFRSENLLDWKFVSVIDRSSGKSGMWECPDIFKLDGKDVVIFSPQEMKADFENGLHDGNNSVYMTGFLKRPEFIFEREMRTENSLNFAQIDGGIDFYAPQTCLAPDGRRIMIAWMQNWESYITPKNYLWSGMMTFPRELEFKNGKLFQNPVRELLLYRKKCECGVVSGTSSFIKNGFSHGDIELEFFSAFENSADCKNQDEKFSLVLSRNVAGKKFSVEFTCDFAEQTLCFDRRNSVEGGGKINFRKMKFPPSSFRNEKSAYEKRISLRILIDACSMEVFVNGGESAFTNAFFLIPDAFVSSENSAVLEMSVSENIRAEYKIFKI, via the coding sequence ATGCAGAATTATACACTTGAAGCTGCCGCAAAAAGACAAAATGAAATTCAAGAAAGTTTAAAATCGCAGCCGCAGAATTTTCTGCTACCAGTTTTTCATGCGTTTTCACCTGCGGGATGGTGCAATGATCCGAACGGCTTTTCGTTTTTCGGCGGAAAGTGCCACTTGTTTTTTCAGTATCATCCGTATTCAACGCAGTGGGGACCGATGCACTGGGGACATCTTTGCACTTCGGATTTTGTGCGCTGGGAAATTCTTGAGCCTGCTCTTGCTCCTGATTCCGATTTTGACTGCGAAGGATGCTTTTCAGGAACGGCGATTGAATTTGAAGACAGGCATATTCTTGCGTACACTGGAGTTTCAAAAAATAAAAATGGTGAAACTTTACAGAATCAATGCTTGGCGGAAGGCGACGGTCTTTGCTACAAAAAAATTCTTCAGAACCCTGTGATTAGCGCGGCGAACGTTCCGTTTGAATTTCAGAAAGGAGATTTCCGAGATTCAAAGTTGTGGTGCGAAGACGGAAAATTTTACATGGCTTGTGTCCTCAAAATGCCGGACGGAAAAGGCTCTCTTGTCTGTTTCCGTTCTGAAAATCTTCTTGACTGGAAATTTGTTTCTGTAATTGACAGGAGCAGCGGAAAAAGCGGAATGTGGGAGTGTCCAGACATTTTTAAATTAGACGGAAAGGATGTTGTGATTTTTTCTCCGCAGGAAATGAAGGCTGATTTTGAGAACGGGCTTCACGACGGAAACAACAGCGTCTACATGACAGGATTTCTTAAGCGGCCGGAATTTATTTTTGAGCGTGAAATGCGGACTGAAAATTCCCTTAATTTTGCGCAGATTGACGGCGGAATTGATTTTTATGCACCGCAAACTTGCCTTGCTCCTGACGGACGAAGAATAATGATTGCCTGGATGCAAAACTGGGAATCGTACATTACACCTAAAAATTATCTTTGGTCTGGAATGATGACTTTTCCCCGAGAGCTTGAATTTAAAAACGGAAAACTTTTTCAGAATCCTGTGCGCGAGCTTTTATTATATAGAAAGAAATGCGAATGCGGTGTTGTCTCTGGAACTTCTAGTTTTATAAAAAATGGATTTTCCCATGGCGACATTGAACTTGAATTTTTTTCTGCTTTTGAAAATTCAGCTGACTGCAAAAATCAAGATGAAAAATTTTCTCTTGTGTTAAGCAGAAATGTTGCCGGCAAAAAGTTTTCCGTAGAATTCACTTGCGACTTTGCAGAACAAACGCTTTGCTTTGACCGAAGAAATTCTGTTGAAGGAGGCGGAAAAATAAATTTCCGCAAAATGAAATTTCCGCCGTCTTCGTTCAGAAATGAAAAATCAGCCTATGAAAAAAGGATTTCCTTGCGGATTTTAATTGATGCTTGCTCCATGGAAGTTTTTGTTAATGGCGGAGAGTCGGCATTTACAAATGCGTTCTTTCTTATTCCAGATGCTTTTGTTAGCTCTGAAAATTCCGCGGTGCTTGAAATGTCTGTTTCGGAAAATATTCGCGCTGAATACAAGATTTTTAAAATTTAA
- a CDS encoding carbohydrate kinase family protein: MKNYDVVALGELLVDFTQNGISAQGNWLMEANAGGAPCNVLAMLAKLGHSVSFVGKVGDDMFGKMLQSKITSLGIGIENLVFSQKYKTTLAFVHTANDGDRSFSFYRNHGADSMLEKSELKPELISDAKIFHFGTLSMTNEICFDATKFALETAKKSGVLRSFDPNLRLQLWEDENQAKEKILFGLSECEILKIAAEELEFVSGKKSIFDGVNWLRSKFNIPLITVTKGKDGSEAFYSDGKISLHETAGTFSNVKTIDTTGAGDTFCACILHEILCNGYESFSVERLQKMLVFANAASSLVTTKKGSLSVMPARSEIKQLIKDFSMR, from the coding sequence ATGAAAAATTACGATGTTGTTGCGTTGGGAGAGCTTCTTGTGGATTTTACTCAGAACGGGATAAGTGCGCAGGGAAACTGGCTTATGGAAGCGAACGCTGGAGGTGCTCCGTGCAATGTTCTTGCGATGCTTGCAAAACTCGGGCATTCGGTTTCGTTTGTTGGAAAAGTTGGAGACGATATGTTTGGAAAAATGCTCCAGTCAAAAATTACAAGCCTCGGAATCGGAATTGAAAATCTTGTGTTTTCACAAAAATACAAAACAACGCTTGCTTTTGTTCACACTGCAAATGACGGTGACAGAAGTTTTTCGTTCTATAGAAATCATGGCGCGGATTCGATGCTTGAAAAATCTGAATTAAAACCAGAGTTGATTTCTGATGCGAAAATATTTCACTTTGGAACTTTATCAATGACAAATGAAATTTGCTTTGATGCCACAAAGTTTGCGCTTGAGACAGCAAAAAAATCCGGCGTGCTCCGTTCGTTTGACCCGAATCTGCGGCTTCAGCTTTGGGAAGATGAAAATCAGGCAAAAGAAAAAATTTTATTCGGACTTTCAGAATGCGAAATCTTAAAGATTGCGGCGGAAGAACTTGAATTTGTTTCAGGCAAAAAATCTATTTTTGATGGCGTAAATTGGCTCCGCTCAAAATTCAATATTCCGCTGATTACAGTTACCAAAGGAAAGGACGGAAGTGAAGCATTTTACTCTGACGGAAAAATTTCTTTACATGAAACAGCCGGAACGTTTTCAAATGTAAAAACAATCGACACGACTGGTGCAGGTGACACATTCTGCGCTTGCATATTGCACGAAATTCTTTGCAACGGATATGAATCTTTTTCTGTGGAGCGTCTGCAAAAAATGCTTGTATTTGCAAATGCAGCTTCGTCGCTTGTAACAACAAAAAAAGGCTCGCTTTCAGTAATGCCTGCACGCAGTGAAATTAAGCAGCTTATAAAAGATTTCAGCATGAGATAA
- a CDS encoding ferritin — MNTTTTLTSMLNTQIQKEFESAYIYLGFAAFFDMKGLAGFAEWYKQQAKEEEEHAMKIYDYLCKVNQPVELMPIGAPKNKPETISQVLKQSLEHEEYVTNLITTLYFQAEKEKNLFAKNFLNWFINEQLEEEQKAKELIDKYKMFGSTPEGLYALDKELGGRQ; from the coding sequence ATGAACACAACTACAACTTTAACTTCAATGCTAAACACGCAGATTCAAAAAGAATTTGAGTCGGCTTATATTTATCTTGGGTTTGCGGCTTTTTTTGACATGAAAGGACTTGCAGGATTCGCTGAATGGTACAAGCAGCAGGCAAAAGAAGAGGAAGAACACGCAATGAAAATTTACGACTACTTGTGCAAAGTAAATCAGCCGGTGGAACTTATGCCAATCGGCGCGCCCAAGAACAAGCCTGAAACAATTTCTCAAGTTCTAAAACAAAGCCTTGAGCACGAGGAGTATGTAACAAATCTCATAACCACGCTTTACTTTCAAGCTGAAAAAGAAAAAAACTTGTTTGCAAAAAATTTCTTGAATTGGTTTATAAACGAACAGCTTGAAGAAGAGCAAAAGGCAAAAGAGCTTATAGACAAATACAAAATGTTCGGCTCAACACCAGAAGGCCTTTATGCGCTTGACAAAGAACTTGGCGGACGACAATAA
- a CDS encoding desulfoferrodoxin family protein: MQLKFYYCRHCGKIIAIVKDSGIPTVCCGEAMQELVPGTTDGSSEKHIPVIKVEGNTVSVTVGSKLHPSEAEHYIEWILLQTDKGIQQKWLRPGNSPSVDFAVMTGERVEAAYEYCNIHRLWKAEY, translated from the coding sequence ATGCAGTTGAAATTTTATTATTGCAGGCACTGCGGAAAAATCATCGCCATCGTAAAGGACTCTGGAATTCCAACAGTTTGCTGCGGAGAAGCAATGCAGGAACTTGTGCCAGGAACAACAGACGGCTCTTCGGAAAAGCACATTCCTGTAATTAAAGTTGAGGGAAACACAGTTTCTGTTACTGTAGGCTCAAAACTTCATCCGTCGGAAGCAGAGCATTACATCGAATGGATTTTGCTTCAAACCGACAAGGGAATCCAGCAAAAATGGCTTCGTCCAGGAAATTCTCCAAGCGTAGATTTTGCCGTTATGACCGGGGAGAGAGTTGAAGCCGCCTATGAATATTGCAACATCCACAGACTTTGGAAAGCGGAATACTAA
- a CDS encoding ISAs1 family transposase, which produces MKGNQSTTHEAVKDFFSMDEKELAKYGVIKSEKECNPDHGRIENRQYYLCTNLSWLENKDEWPGLKAVAMAREERTVNGKTSTDVRFFLTSLDNIELVKKSIRLHWGIENRLHWCLDMTFNEDYKRHRKDHSPENMTVMRRLALNILRQAEKPENKKQDSLSKRTIWFRENRQFRQTVLRLL; this is translated from the coding sequence TTGAAAGGAAATCAAAGCACGACACACGAAGCCGTAAAAGATTTTTTCTCTATGGATGAAAAGGAGCTTGCAAAATACGGAGTTATAAAAAGCGAAAAGGAATGTAATCCTGACCATGGACGAATTGAAAACAGGCAATATTACCTCTGCACGAACCTGTCGTGGCTGGAGAATAAAGATGAATGGCCAGGACTTAAGGCTGTTGCCATGGCACGGGAAGAACGGACTGTAAATGGAAAAACTTCCACAGACGTCAGGTTTTTTCTAACTTCACTTGATAACATTGAACTTGTGAAAAAATCAATTCGACTACACTGGGGAATTGAAAACCGCCTTCACTGGTGTCTTGATATGACTTTCAATGAGGACTACAAAAGGCACCGAAAGGATCATAGTCCGGAAAACATGACAGTTATGCGCCGGCTTGCATTAAATATCTTACGCCAAGCAGAAAAACCGGAGAATAAAAAACAGGACAGTTTAAGCAAGCGCACGATCTGGTTTCGGGAAAACCGCCAGTTCCGCCAAACGGTTTTAAGGCTCCTTTAA